A DNA window from Pseudodesulfovibrio thermohalotolerans contains the following coding sequences:
- the rpsT gene encoding 30S ribosomal protein S20 — translation MANHKSALKRHRQSLKRRARNRISKTRIKNTVKAVRLAIEEKDSAKALEALKEASSILDRAARKNVIHSRQAQRRISRLQAAINQIAE, via the coding sequence TTGGCCAATCACAAATCTGCCCTGAAAAGGCATCGTCAGAGCTTGAAGCGTCGCGCCCGCAACCGTATTTCCAAGACCCGCATCAAGAACACCGTCAAGGCTGTTCGTCTTGCCATCGAGGAGAAGGATTCCGCCAAGGCCCTTGAGGCCCTGAAGGAAGCCAGCTCCATCCTGGACCGCGCCGCTCGCAAGAACGTGATTCACTCGCGTCAGGCTCAGCGCCGCATCTCCCGGCTGCAGGCTGCGATCAACCAGATCGCGGAATAG
- the glyS gene encoding glycine--tRNA ligase subunit beta produces MAEFILEIGTEEMPARFVPKLAAELKEAFAKALTESMVENDGVRCYATPRRIVAHVPSLALTQLQEEETVTGPPVRIAYDDGGNLTKAGQGFAKTQGVSEDALFKMETGKGEYLAVKKTVGGGKTADILPGVCIKSIESLSFPKKMHWGAYDFTFGRPLRWLLALLDSDVIDFAVENLTSGRETRGHRVMGPGPFSVDSASDYFSIVRDQCKVVIDPVERRETIVAEGNRLAEALGGKIVWNDGLLDEVANLVEYPKPLIGDIDPLYLELPREVLLTSMQSHQKSFGVEGADGKLMPHFLTTLNLEPLDVALVKKGWERVLKARLEDARFFWEADCKVEFGTWLDKLENVVFLGPLGSVGDKSRRIEILCRKLAEALDESQSILPAEIGKYAQAGRLAKADLVSEMVNEFDSLQGKMGGIYAERAGLGEIISKGIYEQYLPAGPDTPVPSSLSGALVSMADKADTLAGCFGLGKVPTGANDPYALRRCALGIARIIMEHGLDVNLETFLKSAQEAYSDVKWKVEQGEALTKLMDFFGQRLRALFTGHGFETRVADAALGAGFTDIRTLKARLEALAEFSRSTDFERSVLTFKRAANIIRKQGDEAGQVLTGCYDPDLFEDEHEKAFGSKLDEVAPRFDDLWESDDFEGLFGLLGELRPTVDGFFDNVMVMCDAADVRLNRLNLLKALVDRLARLADFNALQV; encoded by the coding sequence ATGGCCGAATTCATTCTGGAAATCGGAACCGAGGAAATGCCCGCCCGCTTCGTCCCCAAGTTGGCGGCCGAGCTGAAGGAGGCCTTCGCCAAGGCCCTGACCGAGTCCATGGTCGAGAACGATGGCGTCAGATGCTATGCGACTCCGCGCCGCATCGTCGCTCATGTGCCCTCCCTGGCCTTGACCCAGTTGCAGGAGGAGGAAACCGTCACCGGGCCTCCGGTGCGCATCGCCTATGACGACGGCGGCAACCTGACCAAGGCGGGGCAGGGCTTCGCCAAGACCCAGGGCGTGTCCGAGGACGCGCTGTTTAAGATGGAAACGGGCAAGGGAGAGTACCTGGCGGTCAAGAAGACCGTGGGCGGCGGGAAGACTGCCGATATTCTGCCCGGGGTTTGCATCAAGAGCATCGAGTCCCTGTCTTTTCCCAAGAAGATGCACTGGGGCGCGTATGATTTCACGTTCGGCCGTCCCTTGCGGTGGCTGTTGGCGCTGCTCGACTCCGACGTGATCGATTTCGCTGTGGAGAATCTGACCTCGGGCCGCGAGACGCGCGGACACCGGGTCATGGGCCCCGGTCCGTTTTCCGTGGACTCCGCGTCCGACTATTTTTCCATTGTCCGCGACCAGTGCAAGGTGGTCATCGATCCGGTCGAGCGCCGGGAGACCATCGTGGCCGAGGGCAACCGGCTGGCCGAAGCCCTCGGTGGCAAGATCGTCTGGAATGACGGCTTGCTGGACGAGGTGGCCAACCTGGTGGAATACCCCAAGCCGCTCATCGGCGACATCGATCCGCTTTACCTGGAGCTGCCGCGCGAGGTCCTGCTGACTTCCATGCAGTCGCATCAGAAGAGCTTCGGCGTCGAAGGGGCGGACGGCAAGCTGATGCCGCATTTCCTGACCACCCTGAACCTGGAGCCCCTGGATGTTGCCCTGGTCAAGAAGGGGTGGGAGCGGGTCCTTAAGGCACGTCTTGAAGACGCCCGTTTCTTCTGGGAGGCGGACTGCAAGGTCGAGTTCGGCACTTGGCTCGACAAGCTGGAGAACGTTGTCTTCCTCGGCCCGCTCGGCTCCGTGGGCGACAAGTCCCGGCGTATCGAGATATTGTGCCGCAAGCTGGCTGAGGCCCTGGACGAGTCCCAGTCCATACTGCCCGCCGAGATAGGCAAGTATGCCCAGGCTGGCCGGTTGGCCAAGGCGGACCTCGTGTCCGAGATGGTCAACGAGTTCGATAGCTTGCAAGGCAAGATGGGTGGTATCTACGCCGAACGCGCGGGCCTCGGAGAGATCATTTCCAAGGGCATATACGAACAATATCTGCCTGCCGGTCCCGATACCCCGGTTCCGTCCAGCCTGTCCGGCGCGCTGGTTTCCATGGCCGACAAGGCCGATACCCTGGCCGGTTGTTTCGGCCTGGGCAAGGTTCCCACCGGAGCCAACGATCCGTACGCTCTTCGCCGCTGTGCGCTGGGTATCGCCCGGATTATCATGGAGCACGGCCTCGACGTGAACCTGGAGACTTTCCTCAAGTCCGCTCAGGAGGCGTACTCCGACGTGAAGTGGAAGGTGGAGCAGGGGGAGGCGCTGACCAAGCTGATGGATTTCTTCGGCCAGCGTCTGCGTGCCTTGTTTACCGGACACGGATTCGAGACCCGTGTGGCCGACGCCGCCCTGGGGGCCGGATTCACGGATATTCGCACCCTCAAGGCCCGGCTCGAAGCTCTTGCCGAGTTCAGCCGGTCCACCGATTTCGAACGGTCTGTCCTGACCTTTAAGCGCGCCGCCAACATCATCCGCAAGCAGGGTGACGAGGCGGGGCAGGTCCTGACCGGCTGCTACGATCCGGATTTGTTCGAGGACGAGCATGAGAAGGCCTTCGGCAGCAAGCTTGATGAAGTGGCTCCGCGGTTCGACGATCTTTGGGAAAGCGACGACTTCGAGGGATTGTTCGGCCTGCTCGGCGAGCTGCGCCCGACCGTGGACGGCTTTTTCGATAACGTCATGGTCATGTGCGATGCCGCGGACGTCCGCCTGAACAGGCTGAATCTGCTCAAGGCATTGGTGGACCGTCTGGCGCGGCTGGCCGACTTCAATGCGCTCCAGGTTTAA
- a CDS encoding helix-turn-helix domain-containing protein produces the protein MTFQELGETLQREREARGLTVKAVMDATKISRVVILALESGDRSALPHPVYIKGFIKSYARLLELDPDELCMVVDREYQLEQPSAGDISYDVEPNAEKAFQDNDAPVGRRRRSIWPTILILLSLAGAAGILMFNLNKNETPDVPAPDTAPAGEAVQPAAPEGIAPDAVAPDAVAPGIAPSEEQGAPAVEPDPGQDGTGEAEQSPAVESAAAPAESAPVPAGAESVSDAPSQGVTSTASAAAEVPDEDAAITQESAPAEPRYEHVLIIRATTDKGCWIGVWRGDEGRMNRDFVLRKGEPLRLMFNSPRRIRIGNVAGVTVTYNGQPYSLDASKGNIQTITFGM, from the coding sequence ATGACATTTCAGGAACTAGGCGAAACATTGCAGCGCGAACGCGAGGCAAGGGGGCTGACCGTCAAGGCTGTCATGGACGCCACCAAGATCAGCCGCGTCGTCATCCTTGCCCTGGAAAGCGGCGACCGATCGGCTCTGCCGCACCCTGTGTATATCAAGGGATTCATCAAGAGCTACGCAAGGCTGCTGGAGCTCGACCCGGACGAACTGTGCATGGTCGTGGATCGCGAATATCAGTTGGAGCAACCCTCTGCCGGGGACATCTCCTATGATGTCGAACCCAACGCGGAAAAGGCGTTCCAGGACAACGACGCGCCCGTTGGACGCCGCAGACGGTCCATATGGCCTACCATTCTGATCCTGTTGTCCCTGGCCGGGGCGGCGGGAATCTTGATGTTCAACTTGAATAAAAATGAAACGCCCGATGTCCCCGCGCCCGACACGGCCCCCGCAGGGGAAGCCGTTCAGCCTGCCGCGCCCGAAGGGATTGCGCCTGACGCGGTTGCGCCTGACGCGGTTGCGCCCGGAATCGCTCCTTCGGAGGAGCAGGGCGCGCCTGCCGTCGAGCCCGATCCCGGGCAGGACGGAACAGGCGAGGCGGAGCAGAGCCCGGCGGTCGAGTCCGCCGCGGCTCCTGCCGAGTCCGCTCCGGTTCCAGCCGGGGCGGAGTCCGTTTCGGACGCGCCTTCTCAAGGAGTGACGTCCACAGCCTCGGCCGCAGCCGAGGTTCCGGACGAGGATGCCGCCATTACCCAGGAAAGCGCGCCCGCCGAGCCTCGGTATGAGCACGTTCTGATTATCCGGGCCACCACCGACAAGGGGTGCTGGATCGGCGTGTGGCGCGGCGATGAAGGCAGAATGAATCGTGATTTCGTCCTGCGCAAGGGCGAGCCCCTGCGGTTGATGTTCAACAGCCCGCGCCGTATCCGCATCGGCAACGTTGCCGGTGTGACCGTGACCTACAACGGTCAGCCTTATTCCCTGGACGCCTCCAAGGGAAACATTCAGACCATCACTTTCGGCATGTAG
- the mfd gene encoding transcription-repair coupling factor produces the protein MPAIYPKDIADFMKGTGDSVRVFKSGPGSQALLAGSLLAAGTDVVLVVPGVAEFREMRALLTLLSSGGQPGPEQPAWEREWVFLPPYHSRNPESQGWSERWAALFGLVYRDGPRGVLMTADNLLPHWPDEMVLRENWVTLAKGEEMSPDILLEQLVSWGYVRRKLVSDPGDMAMRGDILDIHAPGYELPVRLEFFGDVLEEIRLFDPASQRSRSDLDEAVLLPVAPCITTGDRTFRARDKWEKLRKTGEISAAQEQALSERLDRDDGFIWPGLYYDSPVGLEAFLPKDAVWLLSSGGTLRARLEDREQAWRDFLKDEERDKGISLPRRFVVRSHDVSRKAWSSARQMVFEELTIGREKNGIELPETPYSDFSDMFWRPEASRRPWAALMGGLKEWQAAGETTILSFRTQRSRTKFLNLAEQENLSIGLEYAPDRQGLFALVSPLRKGMEIGWNRTRILGEEVLQPQAARVHVGRDKAFKGLERYDDLSEGDLLVHRDYGLSQFGGLHHMALGEGANDYLLLYFSGEDKLYLPVDRLNLVQRFKGPEGAKQPSLDKLGGSRWAKTTAKVRKAIEKIAHELVEMYAFRRVAKGFGYGPLDEMYAEFEATFGFEETPDQEKAVNDVFRDMEKSEPMDRLVCGDVGFGKTEVALRAAFRAAQEGRQTALLCPTTVLAEQHYQTFTKRMEGFPVRVGLLSRFVTAKRQKTVLEAAARGEIDILIGTHRILSKDVELPNLGLLVLDEEQRFGVKHKEKLKHFRQNIDVLTLTATPIPRTLQLSLSGIRGLSVIETPPVDRKPVETGIMERDELELKAVLRRELDRGGQVYWVYNRVNGLERVTEFVRGLVPDAKVGMAHGRMSEKALEEAMRDFWHGELDVLVCTAIVESGLDFPNANTLIVDQAQLFGLGQLYQLRGRVGRSERQAYAYFVVPSIKDISEIVRKRLRIILDMDYLGAGFKVAMEDLRLRGAGNILGEAQSGQIAKIGLDLFLEMLEEEVARVRGEEHARASEPELNFVFEAHIPGGYIPDSRERLRYYRGLSSAASDMEMREYEAEIRDRFGPLPEELDAFFGVLRLKRTLSRLQAARAELYPGRAVITWKDNAIAVNPEKLIRWVGERGETARLIPPAKLEIRYEDAPSMREALETAAADLEGILDVKTVPPNGG, from the coding sequence ATGCCAGCCATATATCCTAAGGACATAGCCGACTTCATGAAGGGGACCGGGGATTCGGTCCGCGTCTTTAAGAGCGGCCCGGGCTCTCAGGCCCTGCTCGCGGGCTCCCTGCTGGCGGCCGGAACCGACGTGGTTCTGGTTGTGCCCGGCGTGGCCGAGTTCCGTGAGATGCGGGCTCTTCTGACTCTGCTTTCAAGCGGCGGGCAACCCGGACCGGAACAGCCCGCCTGGGAGCGGGAGTGGGTCTTCCTGCCGCCATACCATTCTCGCAATCCGGAATCACAGGGGTGGAGCGAGCGGTGGGCCGCCCTGTTCGGGTTGGTGTACCGGGACGGTCCGCGCGGCGTGCTTATGACCGCCGACAACCTGCTGCCGCATTGGCCCGACGAGATGGTCCTGCGGGAGAACTGGGTCACCCTTGCCAAGGGTGAGGAGATGTCCCCGGATATTCTTCTGGAGCAACTGGTCTCATGGGGCTATGTGCGCCGCAAGTTGGTGTCCGATCCCGGAGATATGGCCATGCGCGGCGATATCCTGGATATCCACGCGCCCGGCTATGAGCTGCCTGTCCGGCTGGAATTTTTTGGCGACGTGCTTGAGGAAATCCGGCTGTTCGACCCGGCCAGTCAGCGTTCCCGGTCGGATCTCGACGAGGCCGTGCTTCTGCCCGTGGCGCCGTGCATCACCACCGGGGACAGGACCTTCCGCGCCCGCGACAAGTGGGAGAAGCTTCGGAAGACCGGCGAAATATCCGCGGCCCAGGAGCAGGCGTTGTCCGAGCGGCTGGACCGGGACGACGGGTTTATCTGGCCGGGCCTGTATTATGATTCGCCGGTGGGGCTTGAAGCCTTTTTGCCCAAGGACGCGGTCTGGCTGCTTTCGTCGGGTGGGACTCTGCGGGCGCGGCTTGAGGACCGCGAGCAGGCGTGGCGCGATTTTCTGAAGGACGAGGAGCGGGACAAGGGCATAAGCCTGCCCCGGCGGTTCGTCGTTCGTTCCCATGACGTGAGCCGCAAGGCGTGGAGTTCCGCCCGCCAGATGGTCTTCGAAGAATTGACTATCGGCAGAGAGAAGAACGGCATTGAACTGCCCGAGACGCCTTACAGCGATTTCTCGGATATGTTTTGGCGTCCCGAAGCCTCCCGGCGGCCATGGGCAGCCCTTATGGGCGGCCTCAAGGAGTGGCAGGCCGCAGGCGAAACGACCATTTTGAGTTTCCGTACCCAACGGTCCAGAACCAAGTTCCTGAATCTGGCCGAGCAGGAGAATCTGTCCATCGGCCTGGAATACGCGCCGGACCGGCAGGGGCTCTTCGCCCTGGTCTCCCCCTTGCGCAAGGGCATGGAGATCGGCTGGAACCGGACCCGCATCCTGGGCGAGGAGGTCCTTCAGCCTCAGGCCGCCAGGGTGCATGTCGGGCGGGACAAGGCGTTCAAGGGATTGGAGCGGTACGACGACCTGTCCGAGGGCGACCTGCTCGTCCACCGGGATTACGGACTGTCCCAGTTCGGCGGATTGCATCACATGGCCCTTGGCGAAGGGGCCAACGACTACCTGCTTCTGTATTTTTCCGGCGAGGACAAGCTGTATCTTCCCGTGGACCGGCTCAATCTGGTCCAGCGGTTCAAGGGGCCGGAAGGGGCCAAGCAGCCTTCCCTCGATAAGCTCGGCGGCAGCCGGTGGGCGAAGACCACCGCCAAGGTCCGCAAGGCCATTGAGAAGATCGCTCACGAACTCGTGGAGATGTACGCTTTTCGTCGGGTGGCCAAGGGGTTCGGCTACGGCCCTCTGGACGAGATGTACGCCGAGTTCGAGGCCACCTTCGGTTTCGAGGAAACTCCGGACCAGGAAAAGGCCGTCAACGATGTCTTCCGGGATATGGAGAAATCCGAGCCCATGGATCGGCTGGTTTGCGGCGACGTGGGCTTTGGCAAAACCGAGGTGGCCCTGCGCGCCGCGTTCCGTGCGGCCCAGGAAGGCCGTCAGACCGCGTTGCTGTGCCCGACCACGGTTCTGGCCGAGCAGCATTATCAGACCTTCACCAAGCGTATGGAAGGATTCCCCGTGCGAGTGGGGCTGCTCAGCCGGTTCGTTACCGCCAAGCGGCAGAAGACCGTGCTCGAAGCGGCGGCCAGGGGCGAGATAGACATTCTTATCGGCACGCACCGCATTTTGTCCAAGGATGTCGAACTGCCCAACCTTGGATTGCTCGTCCTGGACGAGGAGCAGCGGTTCGGGGTCAAGCACAAGGAAAAACTCAAGCATTTCAGACAGAACATCGACGTCCTGACGTTGACCGCCACGCCCATTCCGAGAACCCTGCAATTGTCGCTTTCAGGCATTCGCGGGCTGTCCGTCATTGAGACCCCGCCTGTCGACCGCAAGCCCGTGGAGACGGGCATTATGGAGCGCGACGAACTGGAGCTCAAGGCGGTGCTGCGCCGGGAGCTGGATCGGGGCGGGCAGGTGTACTGGGTGTACAATCGGGTCAACGGCCTGGAGCGGGTGACCGAGTTCGTTCGCGGTCTTGTTCCGGACGCCAAGGTGGGTATGGCCCACGGCCGGATGAGCGAGAAGGCGCTGGAAGAAGCCATGCGCGACTTCTGGCACGGCGAGCTGGACGTGCTCGTCTGCACCGCCATCGTCGAGTCCGGGCTGGACTTCCCCAACGCCAATACCCTGATCGTGGACCAGGCCCAGCTTTTCGGCCTGGGGCAGCTCTACCAGCTTCGGGGCAGGGTGGGGAGAAGCGAGCGGCAGGCCTATGCCTATTTCGTGGTTCCTTCCATAAAGGATATTTCCGAAATCGTGCGCAAACGCTTGCGCATCATTCTGGACATGGATTATCTGGGGGCAGGATTCAAGGTGGCCATGGAGGACTTGCGCCTTCGAGGCGCAGGCAATATCCTGGGCGAGGCCCAGTCCGGGCAGATCGCCAAGATCGGTCTTGATCTCTTTCTCGAAATGCTTGAGGAAGAGGTCGCCCGTGTGCGCGGCGAGGAACACGCCCGGGCTTCGGAACCGGAGCTCAATTTCGTATTCGAGGCGCATATTCCCGGCGGATACATCCCGGATTCGCGGGAGCGGCTTCGCTATTACAGGGGCCTTTCCTCGGCCGCTTCCGATATGGAAATGCGTGAATACGAAGCCGAGATTCGCGATCGCTTCGGGCCGTTGCCCGAAGAACTGGACGCTTTCTTCGGCGTGCTGCGGCTCAAGCGGACTTTGTCCCGGTTGCAGGCCGCGAGGGCGGAGCTGTATCCGGGCCGGGCGGTTATTACCTGGAAGGACAACGCCATTGCGGTCAATCCCGAGAAGCTTATTCGTTGGGTCGGTGAGCGGGGGGAGACTGCCAGGCTCATTCCTCCGGCCAAGCTGGAAATCCGATATGAAGATGCGCCTTCCATGCGGGAGGCGCTGGAAACCGCCGCAGCGGATCTGGAAGGCATCCTCGATGTCAAAACCGTGCCGCCGAACGGCGGATAA
- the glyQ gene encoding glycine--tRNA ligase subunit alpha yields the protein MNFQDVILKLQAFWAGYGCAVVQPMDIECGAGTFNPSTFFRVIGPEPWKTAYVEPSRRPTDGRYGENPNRLQHYYQFQVILKPSPDNVQELYLESLAALGIDAAAHDIRFVEDDWESPTLGAWGLGWEVWLNGMEVTQFTYFQQVGGIDLKPVSVELTYGLERISMYLQEKESVYDLKWNDEITYGNVFHQNEVEMSKYNFELSNADMLFDLFNKFEGECLKLCEAGLPWPAYDYCLKCSHSFNLLDARGAISITERATYIGRVRNLASKIARLYADQREEMGYPMLKK from the coding sequence ATGAATTTTCAGGATGTAATACTGAAATTGCAGGCGTTCTGGGCGGGTTACGGGTGTGCCGTGGTCCAGCCTATGGACATCGAATGCGGTGCCGGGACGTTCAATCCCTCCACCTTTTTCCGGGTCATCGGCCCCGAGCCGTGGAAGACCGCCTATGTGGAGCCTTCCCGCCGTCCCACGGATGGCCGTTACGGCGAGAACCCCAACCGGCTGCAGCACTACTACCAGTTTCAGGTCATTCTGAAACCGTCTCCCGACAACGTCCAGGAGCTCTACCTGGAGTCCCTCGCCGCGCTCGGTATCGATGCGGCCGCCCACGACATCCGTTTCGTGGAGGACGATTGGGAGTCGCCCACACTGGGTGCCTGGGGGCTTGGCTGGGAAGTCTGGCTCAACGGCATGGAGGTCACTCAGTTCACTTACTTCCAGCAGGTGGGCGGTATCGATCTCAAGCCTGTGTCCGTGGAGCTGACCTACGGGCTTGAACGCATTTCCATGTACCTTCAGGAGAAGGAGTCGGTCTACGACCTCAAGTGGAACGACGAGATCACCTACGGCAACGTCTTCCACCAAAACGAGGTGGAAATGTCCAAGTACAACTTCGAGCTGTCCAACGCGGATATGCTTTTCGACCTCTTCAACAAGTTCGAGGGCGAATGCCTGAAGCTGTGCGAGGCCGGGCTCCCCTGGCCCGCCTACGACTACTGCCTGAAGTGTTCCCATTCCTTCAACCTGCTGGACGCCCGCGGGGCTATCTCCATCACCGAGCGCGCCACCTACATCGGCCGTGTGCGCAACCTGGCCTCGAAGATCGCCAGGCTTTACGCCGACCAGCGGGAAGAGATGGGCTACCCCATGCTCAAGAAGTAA
- a CDS encoding peptidylprolyl isomerase, protein MRRYTAVILFLFAALLAGCAGDADDMGIVARVNGAPIYLSQLEFQHDQFQEDNVGAYVPSVEKLRNEYGEILSDLIVQELVVQELSGRDLAVTDEELRKAEETVRADYPEGAFEQVLVEEYIDLKSWRQQLRYYLAQKKFFQQVLRPQIKIDYKEAEKYYRDHISDFYLPESLRILVVRGPSRELVVKAVEKYLKDHDQMNLATSFGEVETREVMVREGRLSAPWRNALAGLKAGQASDVFTDRFGFEALVLLERSDAKVLPPAQAYPLVEEALLEKKLENAFEEWLSGVLAKADIEVSGHLLGSAAQSESGGSEGQDFAIVEPEATVDRDFGQTMPQDGMTDQEPADEAIPMDQVGTDTGI, encoded by the coding sequence ATGAGACGTTATACAGCAGTCATTCTGTTTCTCTTCGCGGCCCTGCTGGCCGGTTGCGCGGGCGACGCGGACGATATGGGCATTGTGGCACGCGTCAACGGCGCGCCCATTTACCTGAGTCAGCTTGAATTCCAGCACGATCAGTTCCAGGAGGACAACGTCGGGGCCTATGTGCCCAGCGTGGAAAAGCTGCGCAATGAATACGGCGAAATTCTGTCCGATCTTATCGTTCAGGAACTGGTGGTCCAGGAACTGTCCGGCCGCGATCTGGCCGTGACCGATGAAGAGCTGCGCAAGGCCGAGGAGACGGTGCGCGCCGATTATCCGGAGGGTGCCTTCGAGCAGGTCCTTGTCGAGGAGTATATCGACCTCAAGTCCTGGCGGCAGCAGTTGCGCTATTATCTCGCGCAGAAAAAGTTCTTTCAGCAGGTCCTTCGGCCTCAGATCAAGATCGATTACAAGGAAGCCGAGAAATACTACCGAGACCATATCTCCGATTTTTACCTGCCCGAAAGCCTGCGTATTCTGGTGGTGCGCGGCCCGAGCCGGGAGCTGGTGGTCAAGGCCGTGGAGAAATATCTCAAGGATCACGATCAGATGAATCTGGCCACTTCCTTTGGCGAGGTCGAGACCAGGGAGGTCATGGTCCGCGAGGGGCGGTTGTCCGCTCCGTGGCGCAACGCCCTCGCAGGGCTCAAGGCGGGGCAGGCGAGCGACGTGTTCACCGACCGTTTCGGTTTCGAGGCCCTGGTGCTGCTGGAACGCAGCGATGCCAAGGTGCTGCCCCCGGCCCAGGCTTATCCCCTGGTGGAAGAGGCTCTGCTTGAGAAGAAGCTGGAGAACGCCTTCGAGGAATGGCTTTCCGGCGTTCTTGCCAAGGCGGACATCGAGGTCAGCGGGCATCTTCTCGGATCCGCCGCGCAGTCTGAGAGCGGCGGGAGCGAAGGCCAGGATTTCGCTATCGTGGAACCGGAAGCCACTGTGGATCGGGATTTCGGGCAGACCATGCCGCAGGATGGCATGACCGATCAGGAACCGGCCGATGAAGCCATCCCCATGGATCAGGTCGGCACGGATACGGGCATCTGA
- the recO gene encoding DNA repair protein RecO translates to MSATEKALVLKTGRFREADVWVRMLTPSRGVFNGFAFGGSRSRRRFVGCLDPLSHVLFTFGTNKTGTYTVLEEGTLLHNFPGVRRDPVRTGLAVNCVKFVEAVEIDPSDAKPAYELLLETLHMLEAGGGSSDFTPWLFRAKLAFDMGFTPDFLACGVCGRPLSCECGHRFGVERGQVACRACLSDGKPLEGLARPISAGVLRALDWIQHSRPSDWATVTMDNEVRRQASQLIELFVAYHLGLSWEGGMYKKV, encoded by the coding sequence ATGAGCGCCACCGAGAAAGCCCTTGTACTCAAGACCGGGCGTTTCCGGGAGGCCGACGTCTGGGTCCGGATGCTGACCCCGTCACGCGGGGTGTTCAACGGATTTGCCTTCGGCGGCAGCCGAAGCCGCCGCCGCTTCGTCGGCTGCCTCGATCCTCTGAGCCACGTCCTCTTCACCTTCGGAACCAACAAGACCGGCACGTATACGGTCCTCGAAGAGGGAACCCTGCTGCACAATTTTCCCGGGGTCCGCCGCGATCCCGTGCGGACCGGCCTTGCCGTCAACTGCGTGAAATTCGTGGAAGCGGTGGAGATAGACCCGTCCGACGCCAAACCGGCCTATGAACTCCTCCTGGAGACCCTGCACATGCTTGAGGCGGGCGGTGGTAGCAGCGACTTCACGCCGTGGCTGTTCCGGGCCAAATTGGCCTTCGACATGGGGTTCACTCCCGACTTTCTTGCTTGCGGTGTTTGCGGCCGGCCCCTGTCCTGCGAGTGCGGCCATCGGTTCGGCGTGGAGCGGGGACAAGTGGCCTGCCGGGCTTGTCTTTCGGACGGGAAACCGTTAGAGGGACTTGCTCGGCCGATTTCCGCAGGCGTTTTGCGCGCTCTGGATTGGATTCAGCATAGCAGGCCGTCGGACTGGGCCACGGTGACCATGGACAATGAAGTCCGTCGCCAGGCCAGTCAATTGATCGAACTTTTCGTCGCTTACCACCTGGGCCTGTCCTGGGAGGGCGGCATGTATAAAAAGGTATGA
- a CDS encoding SurA N-terminal domain-containing protein: protein MEKVFSLFLGAMLLACPLTAWAKDVVVDRILVKINDSIVTQYDLDQELKPLYKQIKDRQLSPREQAQMQEMKRKALDGLVNDVLIQQEVNKFSIQVSDEILDKEIERVRDERGLTLEEFQEVVAQDGLSMEEFRARLKKLLEKQELIGHMVTSKVVVTDSEIQEAYDDRKDDYSMGKMVELAIILLPSDVAAAEVKERIANGEMTFPEAVAKYSVGPGKDSGGSIGDLSWDDLADEWKDSLQGVAQGGVSTPLTIQGHEALLSPVKIAEDRMVPLEDVRNDLFKELMQKKRETLFTDYFEKLKNSSVIIYMDDSLKPDNGVTQ, encoded by the coding sequence GTGGAAAAAGTCTTTTCCTTGTTCTTGGGAGCGATGCTCTTGGCGTGTCCTTTGACGGCCTGGGCCAAGGATGTGGTCGTGGACCGCATCTTGGTGAAGATCAACGACTCCATCGTGACCCAATATGATTTGGATCAGGAGTTGAAGCCTCTTTACAAGCAGATCAAAGACCGCCAGCTTTCCCCTCGGGAGCAGGCCCAGATGCAGGAAATGAAGAGAAAGGCTCTGGACGGCCTCGTCAACGACGTTCTCATCCAGCAGGAGGTGAACAAGTTTTCCATCCAGGTATCCGACGAAATCCTCGACAAGGAGATCGAGCGGGTGCGGGATGAGCGCGGCCTTACTTTGGAGGAGTTTCAGGAAGTGGTGGCCCAGGACGGACTGTCCATGGAGGAATTCCGGGCGCGCCTGAAGAAGCTGCTCGAAAAACAGGAACTCATCGGCCACATGGTCACCAGCAAGGTTGTTGTCACGGATTCGGAAATCCAGGAAGCCTATGATGACCGGAAGGACGACTATTCCATGGGCAAGATGGTCGAGTTGGCCATCATCCTTTTGCCGTCCGATGTGGCCGCCGCGGAAGTGAAGGAGCGGATCGCCAATGGCGAGATGACGTTTCCCGAGGCTGTGGCCAAGTACAGCGTCGGCCCCGGCAAGGACTCCGGCGGTTCCATTGGAGATTTGAGCTGGGACGACCTTGCGGATGAATGGAAGGATTCCTTGCAGGGCGTGGCCCAGGGCGGCGTGAGCACGCCGTTGACCATTCAGGGACATGAGGCCCTGCTTTCCCCGGTCAAGATAGCCGAGGATCGCATGGTCCCGCTTGAGGATGTCCGTAACGATCTTTTCAAGGAATTGATGCAGAAGAAACGGGAAACCTTGTTTACGGATTATTTCGAGAAATTGAAGAACAGCTCGGTCATCATTTACATGGATGATTCGTTGAAGCCCGATAATGGAGTAACCCAATGA